Proteins encoded by one window of Superficieibacter sp. HKU1:
- the psiE gene encoding phosphate-starvation-inducible protein PsiE: MSSLPRPAVEFISTILQTVLNLGLLSLGLILVVFLGKETVHLAEVLFAPEQTSKYELVEGLVVYFLYFEFIALIVKYFQSGFHFPLRYFVYIGITAIVRLIIVDHTSPLDVLVYSGAILLLVITLWLCNTKRLKRE, translated from the coding sequence ATGTCATCGCTACCCCGCCCGGCGGTGGAGTTTATCTCCACTATCCTTCAGACCGTCCTCAATCTGGGGCTGTTAAGTCTCGGCCTTATTCTGGTCGTCTTTCTCGGTAAAGAGACGGTGCATCTGGCGGAAGTACTCTTCGCGCCAGAGCAAACCAGCAAATATGAGCTGGTCGAGGGGCTGGTGGTTTATTTCCTCTACTTCGAATTTATCGCGCTGATCGTGAAGTATTTTCAGTCCGGCTTTCACTTCCCGCTGCGCTATTTTGTTTACATTGGGATCACGGCGATTGTCCGTCTGATCATCGTTGATCATACCTCGCCCCTTGATGTGCTGGTCTACTCCGGTGCGATCCTGCTGCTGGTGATCACGCTGTGGTTATGTAACACCAAGCGGCTAAAACGCGAATAA
- a CDS encoding PAAR-like domain-containing protein → MMAKNYIARQDGLWTAISLTPDVCKTPIGPSTPPVPYPVTASLGDAVLVVPSVKANGHPVLVLDQSFVPLTKGDEPGVAKGVKSGTVGDICEPLEHSTTFRAGGKPVLRHFDKFWMNARNTTGIIIGQPPAASVMAKEADPEIRPETAQEQTFMDMLSRAYEREAESRRLEGQAMAETAQAIKESVTDFFTDHTADGVMNSQAIGAMLNASARYNTTPEAAQNMAEQIGGEALDTFNAMNTPENQGLMTAAQSLFMAFSLRTAGGADMDGAIIKGRGKGKAGQGEEFDSDFLTCRSDPVDVVSGSLLQQLNVLHIPGSVPLKLSRFYRSRAKKKGLFGGMWSDDWSQSLTLQNDNLCFTDHEGVVLRYPIPQDGVFHGAVNSRQTSYRLSGTMCSELTLFDRRLQQTRVFSPAGTAIYLLSAIHDRYGNRIDFLRTDGLLTEIRHSDGYTLALDWHQQQLVNIDLVTPQRQRLVTCKYDDNGFLAECDTFQFTQLWHEYTPEGLMIRWRDTDKTQVNYRYDEAGRVTHVSTPEGYYDDRFIYHVDERCTTYLDAEGGESRYWYNEDGLITRSTDPLGREEITVWENTQLQSRTDALGRTTEYHYNDDGDIRQVALPGGYSLYYDYDNSGQLTRLTLPGNQEWQWAYDDKGSMVCLTDPQGRQQQFSYSEQGDLLRQIMPGGGTWQWNYDALHQVRETTAPDGGVTQAEQDILGRLLSVRDPLGFTTQFRHSKNHAGPEGSMEEINRPDGVRELMRQNSEKLPESLTDGEGKTTRYEYGAFDLLTAVVRPDGERLECRYDKLTRLTEITNAEGESYRLEYDKAGQLIAETDFTGRTLTYKYDAAGRCIRTTFPDGTHLNRRYSVTNLMTNEEVTQGDSDQILSRTTFIYDALCRLTEARNNDATVTYEYDGASRITAETLNGRRTEYRYDAQQDTVSQRTTAGITEHFTHGLMRELTQWRIADHAPLSLERDLCGHEISRQNEAGFSLRQRYTPTGMLTEQQAGDLTELNPHYRRNNTLRRQYLYDKAYNLTMIADSLRGTMVNSITANDQISHATWTGSSDIPMREERFTYDKNLNISRRQTWINEVMESESHQRQQHGRVMSREEKAWRHSTHRINPDSGMPEEGKFVKVIRDEQTTWKYDVNGRLVEKRVDKGGWRPLQWRYRWDARSQLTGLETPEGERWEYKYDPFGRHISKRCTNRDKPGMDFHWNGDQLTEEIPVGADGIPEYENAIRWVYEPGSFIPLARYEKGVLHYTITDTAGRIQELLTEDGTIVWRGKQQLWGREESRHRENAPTCRLRFPGQYEDAESGLHYNRFRYYDCEAGQYIAPDPIGLLGGLNLYQYAPNPLNWIDPLGLVRVCIQPGDKTPYGRVFTDHGAKRANERNFTSEVIDNIINNNKKNRVKEIDPETGKPVWRYQDKRGNTVITDEYTEKIVTVYSHPKNANNGVYIPKQR, encoded by the coding sequence ATGATGGCGAAGAATTATATCGCCCGTCAGGACGGACTGTGGACGGCCATCAGCCTGACACCGGATGTCTGTAAAACCCCGATAGGTCCCTCCACGCCGCCCGTCCCTTACCCTGTTACCGCCAGTCTGGGTGATGCTGTACTGGTTGTACCGTCAGTCAAAGCGAACGGACACCCGGTGCTGGTACTGGATCAAAGTTTCGTTCCCTTGACAAAAGGCGATGAGCCGGGTGTGGCTAAGGGAGTGAAAAGCGGTACGGTGGGGGATATTTGCGAACCGCTGGAGCACAGCACCACCTTCAGAGCCGGTGGCAAGCCCGTTCTGCGCCACTTCGATAAGTTCTGGATGAACGCCAGAAATACCACTGGCATCATTATCGGCCAGCCACCCGCCGCCAGTGTTATGGCAAAAGAGGCCGATCCGGAAATCAGGCCTGAAACTGCGCAAGAACAGACGTTTATGGACATGCTGTCCCGTGCTTATGAACGCGAAGCGGAGTCACGGCGGCTGGAGGGGCAGGCCATGGCTGAAACGGCGCAGGCAATAAAGGAATCAGTCACTGATTTTTTTACCGATCATACTGCCGATGGCGTAATGAACAGCCAGGCTATCGGCGCAATGCTCAATGCATCTGCCCGTTACAACACAACGCCGGAAGCCGCGCAAAATATGGCAGAGCAGATTGGCGGGGAAGCGCTGGACACCTTTAATGCCATGAATACGCCTGAAAATCAGGGGCTGATGACGGCCGCACAAAGCCTGTTCATGGCTTTTTCACTGAGAACTGCCGGTGGCGCAGACATGGATGGTGCCATCATTAAAGGAAGGGGAAAAGGAAAGGCCGGGCAGGGAGAAGAGTTTGATAGTGACTTCCTGACGTGCCGCAGCGATCCGGTTGATGTAGTGAGCGGCAGTCTGCTCCAGCAACTGAATGTCCTGCACATTCCGGGGTCGGTCCCGCTCAAACTGTCACGATTTTACCGCTCACGTGCAAAGAAAAAGGGTCTTTTTGGTGGCATGTGGTCAGATGACTGGTCCCAGTCGCTGACTTTACAAAATGATAATCTGTGTTTTACCGACCATGAAGGGGTAGTGCTCCGTTACCCCATTCCACAGGACGGTGTTTTTCACGGGGCCGTAAATTCCCGTCAGACGAGTTACCGGCTGTCCGGCACCATGTGCAGTGAACTCACTCTCTTTGACCGCCGCTTACAGCAGACACGAGTATTTTCCCCGGCAGGAACCGCTATTTACTTACTGTCTGCCATTCACGACAGATATGGTAACCGGATTGATTTTCTCCGCACTGATGGCCTGCTGACGGAAATCCGCCATAGCGACGGCTATACGCTCGCGCTTGACTGGCACCAGCAGCAACTGGTGAACATTGACCTGGTCACGCCGCAGCGCCAGCGGCTGGTGACCTGTAAATACGACGATAATGGCTTTCTGGCGGAGTGCGACACTTTCCAGTTCACGCAACTGTGGCATGAATATACCCCTGAGGGTTTGATGATCCGCTGGCGGGATACGGATAAAACACAGGTTAATTATCGCTATGATGAAGCAGGACGAGTCACCCATGTCTCCACACCGGAAGGCTATTACGACGACCGGTTTATCTATCACGTTGATGAGCGTTGTACCACTTATCTTGATGCCGAAGGAGGCGAAAGCCGGTACTGGTACAATGAAGACGGCCTCATCACCCGCAGCACTGACCCGCTGGGTCGGGAAGAAATCACGGTCTGGGAGAACACACAGCTTCAGTCCCGGACTGATGCGCTCGGGCGAACCACGGAATATCACTATAACGATGACGGTGATATCCGCCAGGTTGCCCTGCCGGGCGGCTACAGCCTGTATTACGACTATGACAATTCCGGGCAGTTAACCCGGCTGACGCTGCCGGGTAATCAGGAATGGCAGTGGGCTTACGACGATAAAGGCAGTATGGTCTGCCTGACCGACCCACAGGGGCGTCAGCAGCAGTTCAGCTACAGTGAGCAGGGTGATTTACTCCGGCAGATTATGCCGGGCGGTGGCACCTGGCAGTGGAATTACGATGCCCTGCACCAGGTGCGGGAAACCACCGCACCGGATGGTGGCGTGACGCAGGCAGAGCAGGATATTCTGGGTCGCCTGCTGAGCGTGCGGGACCCACTGGGCTTCACCACACAGTTCCGCCACAGTAAAAATCATGCCGGGCCAGAAGGCAGCATGGAGGAGATTAACCGCCCGGACGGCGTGCGGGAACTGATGCGCCAGAACAGCGAAAAGCTGCCGGAAAGTCTCACCGATGGCGAAGGCAAAACCACCCGCTACGAATATGGCGCGTTTGACCTGCTAACCGCTGTCGTCCGCCCGGATGGTGAGCGGCTGGAGTGCCGCTACGATAAACTCACTCGCCTGACTGAAATCACCAACGCAGAAGGTGAAAGCTACCGACTGGAATATGACAAAGCCGGGCAGCTTATTGCAGAAACTGATTTTACCGGGCGCACGTTAACCTACAAATATGATGCCGCAGGCCGCTGTATCCGCACTACCTTCCCGGACGGCACACACCTTAATCGTCGGTACAGCGTCACCAACCTGATGACAAATGAGGAAGTGACGCAGGGCGACAGCGACCAGATTCTCAGTCGTACGACGTTCATTTACGACGCGCTGTGCCGCCTGACAGAAGCCCGAAACAATGATGCCACCGTCACGTATGAATATGATGGCGCAAGCCGGATCACCGCCGAAACCCTTAACGGCAGGCGAACAGAGTACCGCTACGATGCACAACAGGATACGGTCTCGCAGCGCACCACTGCGGGTATAACGGAACACTTTACCCATGGGCTGATGAGGGAACTCACGCAGTGGCGGATTGCGGACCACGCGCCGCTGAGCCTGGAGCGCGACCTGTGCGGCCACGAGATATCCCGGCAGAACGAAGCCGGGTTCAGCCTCCGCCAGCGCTACACCCCCACCGGGATGCTGACTGAGCAGCAGGCCGGTGACCTGACAGAGCTGAACCCGCATTACCGGCGCAATAATACTCTCCGTCGCCAGTACCTGTATGACAAAGCTTACAATCTGACGATGATTGCCGACTCCCTGCGGGGAACGATGGTCAACAGTATCACGGCAAACGACCAGATAAGCCATGCCACCTGGACCGGCAGCAGCGACATCCCGATGCGGGAAGAGCGTTTCACTTACGACAAAAATCTCAATATCTCCCGCCGCCAGACCTGGATAAATGAGGTGATGGAAAGTGAGTCCCACCAGCGCCAGCAGCATGGCCGGGTGATGTCGCGGGAAGAGAAAGCGTGGCGACACTCGACACATCGCATTAACCCGGACAGCGGAATGCCGGAAGAGGGTAAATTTGTTAAGGTCATCCGCGATGAACAGACCACCTGGAAATACGATGTTAACGGTCGTCTGGTGGAAAAACGGGTTGATAAAGGCGGCTGGCGCCCGCTTCAGTGGCGCTACCGCTGGGATGCGAGAAGTCAGCTTACCGGGCTGGAAACGCCGGAGGGCGAACGCTGGGAATATAAATACGACCCGTTCGGCAGGCATATCAGCAAGCGCTGTACCAACCGGGACAAACCCGGCATGGACTTCCACTGGAACGGCGACCAGCTGACGGAGGAAATTCCGGTCGGGGCTGATGGCATACCGGAATACGAAAATGCCATTCGCTGGGTATATGAACCGGGAAGCTTCATACCGCTGGCGCGTTATGAGAAAGGCGTGCTGCACTATACCATCACAGATACGGCTGGTCGCATTCAGGAGTTGCTGACCGAAGACGGCACCATTGTCTGGCGTGGAAAGCAACAACTCTGGGGCCGGGAAGAAAGCCGGCACAGAGAAAATGCCCCGACGTGCCGCCTGCGGTTTCCGGGGCAGTATGAGGATGCGGAATCGGGGTTGCACTATAACCGGTTCCGGTACTATGATTGTGAGGCAGGGCAGTATATTGCACCAGACCCGATAGGACTACTTGGTGGTTTAAACTTATATCAGTATGCACCTAATCCGTTAAACTGGATCGATCCGCTAGGATTGGTTCGTGTATGTATTCAACCAGGTGACAAAACGCCTTATGGTCGTGTATTTACAGATCATGGAGCTAAAAGAGCGAATGAGCGTAATTTTACATCCGAGGTAATTGATAATATAATTAATAATAACAAGAAAAATAGAGTAAAAGAAATTGATCCTGAAACAGGAAAACCTGTATGGCGTTACCAAGATAAAAGAGGCAATACAGTTATTACTGATGAATATACGGAAAAAATTGTAACTGTATATTCTCATCCTAAGAACGCAAATAATGGTGTCTATATTCCAAAGCAGAGGTAA
- a CDS encoding DUF2169 domain-containing protein gives MEFRNLTPFSVMEYAMDDKHDERYHVVTMKTGFRLMQSADGQWQTMLMEYPALPLSVEDKFSGEMNASPVVHESDLVPLKPACDIIINGTASTPGGVAVPEISAGVLMRSASGSVLLDKKLRITGPRFYQRHFLTGQWYETEPEPFTSLPLDYRYAFGGECRIEPDSEYADLIPAEYRLTDEQRCEHPESYNPPLAHTACPVNPLGLGYAPSWYLRASKVQRVEAPRIIAMDAPFTLQHFIDVSDDKADWSAPECQPAGFGVIGRTWLPRLPLAGTYNQEWLENRHPSLPEDFDFRYWNAAPHDQQIPFPLPGADFILSGFHPDGDITFALPASQAGILLRMDSGECIPQMMWTDTLLIDTDALTVEQTWRYLLPVNSSVRVMEARYYATGE, from the coding sequence ATGGAATTTCGTAATCTGACGCCGTTCTCAGTGATGGAATATGCGATGGATGATAAGCATGACGAACGGTATCACGTCGTTACCATGAAAACCGGTTTTCGTCTTATGCAGAGCGCTGATGGTCAATGGCAGACAATGCTGATGGAGTATCCGGCATTACCCTTAAGTGTGGAAGATAAATTCTCCGGAGAAATGAATGCCTCTCCGGTGGTGCACGAAAGCGATCTCGTGCCTCTGAAACCCGCCTGCGACATTATCATTAACGGAACGGCCAGCACACCAGGCGGTGTTGCCGTGCCGGAGATATCAGCAGGCGTGCTGATGCGGTCAGCATCAGGCAGCGTATTGCTGGATAAGAAACTACGGATAACTGGCCCGCGCTTTTATCAGCGCCATTTCCTGACCGGGCAGTGGTACGAAACAGAGCCTGAGCCGTTCACCTCCTTACCGCTGGATTATCGTTACGCCTTTGGCGGCGAATGTCGCATCGAACCTGACAGCGAATATGCTGACCTCATCCCGGCAGAATATCGTCTGACGGACGAACAACGGTGCGAGCACCCTGAGTCATATAACCCGCCGCTGGCGCATACGGCCTGCCCGGTAAATCCGCTGGGGCTGGGTTATGCGCCGTCCTGGTATCTGCGGGCCAGTAAAGTACAGCGGGTCGAAGCTCCCCGGATTATCGCCATGGACGCTCCGTTCACCCTTCAGCATTTTATCGACGTTTCCGACGATAAAGCCGACTGGTCGGCCCCGGAATGTCAACCCGCAGGTTTTGGTGTCATTGGCCGCACCTGGCTACCCCGACTGCCGCTGGCCGGGACTTACAATCAGGAATGGCTGGAAAACCGCCACCCGAGCCTGCCGGAAGATTTTGATTTCCGTTACTGGAACGCGGCCCCCCATGACCAGCAAATTCCTTTCCCTCTGCCCGGTGCAGACTTCATCCTGAGTGGCTTTCATCCTGATGGTGATATCACTTTTGCATTGCCCGCCAGTCAGGCCGGTATCCTGCTGCGGATGGACTCTGGTGAATGTATTCCGCAGATGATGTGGACCGACACGCTGCTCATTGACACGGATGCACTGACTGTCGAACAGACATGGCGTTATCTGTTGCCCGTTAATTCGTCAGTACGGGTGATGGAAGCCCGTTATTACGCTACAGGAGAATAA
- the malG gene encoding maltose ABC transporter permease MalG, translated as MAMVQPKSQKLRLFVTHLLLLVFIAAIMFPLLMVIAISLREGNFATGSLIPESISWEHWRLALGFSVEHADGRVTPPPFPVLLWLWNSIKIAGITAIGIVALSTTCAYAFARMRFPGKATLLKGMLIFQMFPAVLSLVALYALFDRLGQYIPFIGLNTHGGVIFAYLGGIALHVWTIKGYFETIDSSLEEAASLDGATPWQAFRLVLLPLSVPILAVVFILSFIAAITEVPVASLLLRDVNSYTLAVGMQQYLNPQNYLWGDFAAAAVLSAIPITAVFLLAQRWLVNGLTAGGVKG; from the coding sequence ATGGCCATGGTCCAACCCAAATCGCAAAAATTACGTTTATTCGTGACGCACCTACTGCTGCTGGTATTTATCGCAGCGATCATGTTTCCGCTGCTGATGGTCATCGCCATCTCGCTGCGTGAAGGTAACTTCGCTACCGGCAGTCTGATCCCGGAGAGCATCTCCTGGGAGCACTGGCGGCTGGCGCTGGGTTTCAGCGTGGAACATGCGGATGGCCGCGTGACGCCACCACCGTTCCCGGTGCTGTTGTGGCTGTGGAACTCAATAAAAATCGCGGGTATTACGGCAATTGGCATCGTGGCGCTGTCCACCACCTGCGCCTATGCATTCGCCCGTATGCGTTTTCCGGGCAAAGCAACACTGCTGAAAGGGATGCTGATTTTCCAGATGTTCCCGGCGGTGCTGTCGCTGGTGGCCCTGTACGCATTGTTTGACCGTCTGGGGCAGTACATTCCGTTTATCGGCCTGAACACGCATGGCGGGGTGATCTTCGCCTATCTTGGCGGTATCGCGCTGCATGTATGGACAATCAAGGGCTATTTTGAAACCATCGATAGCTCGCTGGAAGAAGCGGCGTCGCTGGATGGCGCAACACCGTGGCAGGCGTTCCGTCTGGTTCTGCTGCCGCTGTCGGTGCCGATTCTGGCGGTGGTGTTTATTCTGTCGTTTATCGCCGCCATCACCGAAGTGCCGGTGGCCTCGCTGCTGCTGCGTGATGTGAACAGCTATACGCTGGCGGTCGGAATGCAACAGTATCTCAACCCGCAAAACTATCTGTGGGGCGACTTTGCTGCCGCAGCAGTACTCTCCGCCATTCCGATTACCGCCGTGTTCCTGCTGGCCCAGCGCTGGCTGGTCAACGGCCTGACGGCAGGCGGTGTGAAAGGTTAA
- a CDS encoding SymE family type I addiction module toxin gives MHCRFKIGYIGVSRTNRKTKILTGYSQTPSLHLKGNWLEEAGLETRRGVTVKISKGCLTIIADNNKMQELHEQLYQTKQVVKEIKDVLV, from the coding sequence ATACATTGCCGTTTTAAAATCGGCTATATCGGAGTTTCTCGTACCAACCGTAAAACCAAAATCCTCACCGGATATTCGCAAACCCCCAGCCTGCATCTTAAGGGCAACTGGCTGGAAGAGGCGGGACTTGAGACCAGGCGCGGCGTGACAGTAAAGATCTCGAAGGGGTGCCTAACCATCATCGCTGACAATAACAAGATGCAGGAACTGCACGAGCAGCTTTATCAGACTAAACAGGTGGTTAAGGAGATTAAGGATGTGCTAGTTTAG